The following are from one region of the Bacteroidia bacterium genome:
- a CDS encoding methylmalonyl-CoA mutase family protein: protein MQTIAPYQTAHKVRIVTAASLFDGHDASINIMRRILQSSGAEVIHLGHNRSVQEIVTCAIQEDAQAIAITSYQGGHIEYLKYMYDLLVQAQMEHIKIFAGGGGTILPNEIAELQAYGITRIYSPDDGRNMGLQGMINDVLQKADYEINANINGEIKNLTAKKDRDIARLITLLENNPESGQDILAEIQPKTALKDVPVLGITGTGGAGKSSLTDELVRRFLNFTTDKTVAILSIDPSKRKTGGALLGDRIRMNAINSSSVFMRSMATRQAHTSVNKAVHDVIQLFKAAQYDLIIIETAGIGQSDSQITELADVFLYVMTPEFGAATQLEKIDMLDFADLVAINKFDKKGADDALRDVKKQLQRNQKRFSEPLDNMPVFGTMANQFNDSGTTRLFFEVMAAITQKTKVSLLPEAITFSPESTSVKSRVIPPERTRYLAEIVEDGQRYNQQAHKQAVIARTLFQLHGTQELLAKQNPADPTIEVIQQLYQKQEQLLDAATRQIMTNWEATRNNFRQPYFSYFVRGKEIRVSNYTETLSHLQIPKIALPNFQDWGEIVRWVMLENVPGEFPYTAGVYPFKRTNEDPTRMFAGEGNPERTNKRFHYLSMGMPAVRLSTAFDSVTLYGENPDHRPDIYGKIGNSGVSIACLDDAKKLYSGFDLCDPKTSVSMTINGPAPMVLAFFLNAAIDQQCERYILENHLEAEVQATIETIYTQKGEPRPVYHGDLPPGNNGLGLMLLGVTGDQVLSPEVYQKIKTKTLQSVRGTVQADILKEDQAQNTCIFSTEFALKLMGDIQEYFIQNQVRNFYSVSISGYHIAEAGANPISQVAFTLANGFTFVEYYLARGMDINDFAPNLSFFFSNGIDPEYSVIGRVARRIWAKAIRFKYGGNERSQMLKYHIQTSGRSLHAQEIDFNDIRTTLQALYAIYDNCNSLHTNAYDEAITTPTEESVRRAVAIQLIINKELGLAKNENPLQGSFIIEELTDLVEEAIYTEFNRISDRGGVLGAMETMYQRNKIQEESLYYETLKHTGEYPIIGVNTFLSAEGSPTQIPEEVIRSTPAEKQLQINNIQALCKRNQAEITISLQRLQEAALNNKNIFECMMEAGKVASLGELSKALYQVGGQYRRNM, encoded by the coding sequence ATGCAAACAATAGCTCCGTATCAAACTGCCCATAAAGTTCGAATAGTTACTGCGGCCTCATTATTTGACGGCCATGATGCCAGTATTAATATTATGCGGCGGATATTGCAATCGAGTGGTGCAGAGGTAATCCATTTAGGCCATAACCGCTCTGTTCAGGAAATCGTAACTTGTGCTATCCAAGAAGATGCTCAGGCAATTGCGATAACTTCATACCAAGGCGGCCACATTGAATACCTAAAATATATGTACGATTTGCTGGTTCAGGCGCAAATGGAACATATTAAAATCTTTGCAGGCGGCGGCGGTACTATCTTACCAAATGAAATAGCAGAACTCCAAGCCTATGGCATTACCCGAATTTACTCCCCCGATGACGGTAGGAATATGGGACTGCAAGGTATGATTAACGATGTGTTGCAAAAAGCTGATTATGAAATAAATGCAAATATCAATGGAGAAATTAAAAACTTAACAGCAAAAAAGGATCGGGATATTGCCCGTTTGATAACCCTATTGGAAAACAATCCTGAATCCGGTCAAGATATTTTGGCAGAAATTCAACCTAAAACAGCACTTAAAGATGTGCCGGTATTGGGAATAACCGGCACCGGCGGTGCCGGAAAATCTTCTTTAACCGATGAGCTTGTCCGAAGGTTTTTAAACTTTACGACCGATAAGACCGTAGCTATTCTGTCTATTGACCCCAGTAAACGAAAAACCGGCGGCGCATTACTCGGAGATAGAATCCGAATGAATGCCATCAACAGTTCCAGCGTATTTATGCGCTCTATGGCTACCCGCCAAGCCCATACTTCTGTAAATAAGGCCGTTCATGACGTTATCCAACTATTCAAAGCAGCTCAATACGACCTGATTATTATAGAAACAGCCGGTATCGGGCAATCTGATAGCCAAATAACAGAACTCGCCGATGTGTTTTTATATGTAATGACACCTGAATTTGGCGCAGCTACCCAACTCGAAAAAATTGATATGCTCGACTTTGCCGACCTCGTAGCCATCAATAAATTCGACAAAAAAGGTGCCGATGATGCTTTAAGAGACGTAAAAAAACAACTACAACGAAACCAAAAACGTTTTTCTGAACCCTTAGATAATATGCCGGTATTCGGTACTATGGCTAATCAGTTTAATGACTCCGGAACAACCAGACTCTTTTTTGAGGTAATGGCTGCCATTACCCAAAAAACAAAAGTTTCTTTATTGCCGGAAGCTATCACATTTTCTCCTGAATCTACTTCTGTGAAAAGCCGCGTTATCCCACCAGAAAGAACCCGCTACTTAGCTGAAATCGTTGAAGATGGGCAACGATATAACCAACAGGCTCATAAACAAGCAGTTATCGCCAGAACCTTATTTCAACTGCATGGCACTCAAGAACTTTTAGCAAAACAAAATCCCGCAGACCCAACCATAGAGGTAATCCAACAGTTATATCAAAAGCAAGAGCAACTTCTTGACGCAGCAACTCGGCAGATTATGACAAACTGGGAAGCTACCCGAAATAATTTTCGGCAGCCCTATTTTTCATACTTCGTGCGCGGAAAAGAAATTCGGGTTTCAAACTATACCGAAACATTATCACATTTGCAGATCCCCAAAATTGCATTACCCAACTTTCAGGATTGGGGAGAAATTGTTCGTTGGGTGATGTTAGAAAATGTTCCTGGTGAATTTCCATACACCGCAGGCGTTTATCCTTTCAAACGCACTAATGAAGACCCCACCCGAATGTTTGCCGGAGAAGGAAATCCAGAGCGAACCAACAAGCGGTTTCACTATCTTTCGATGGGGATGCCGGCAGTCCGGCTCAGCACCGCATTTGACTCCGTAACCTTGTACGGCGAAAACCCAGACCACAGACCGGATATTTATGGAAAAATAGGCAATTCCGGCGTATCCATCGCCTGTTTAGATGATGCCAAAAAATTATATTCCGGCTTTGACCTCTGCGACCCCAAAACGTCCGTTTCTATGACCATAAACGGGCCTGCACCTATGGTATTAGCATTTTTCTTAAACGCTGCCATAGACCAGCAATGCGAACGCTATATCCTTGAAAACCACCTTGAAGCAGAAGTTCAAGCAACAATAGAAACTATTTATACACAAAAAGGTGAACCACGCCCGGTATATCACGGAGATCTCCCGCCGGGAAATAACGGATTAGGGCTGATGCTACTCGGCGTTACCGGAGACCAAGTGCTCTCCCCCGAAGTTTACCAAAAAATAAAGACCAAAACACTGCAATCAGTTCGAGGAACTGTTCAGGCTGATATTTTAAAAGAAGACCAAGCCCAAAATACCTGCATCTTTTCCACCGAATTTGCCCTCAAATTAATGGGAGATATACAAGAATATTTTATTCAAAATCAGGTACGCAATTTTTATTCTGTATCTATTTCCGGCTACCACATTGCAGAGGCAGGAGCTAACCCGATTTCCCAAGTAGCTTTTACACTGGCTAATGGATTCACTTTTGTTGAATATTATCTGGCACGCGGTATGGATATTAATGATTTTGCTCCCAATCTCAGTTTCTTCTTTTCAAATGGTATAGACCCCGAATACAGTGTAATCGGAAGAGTTGCACGTAGGATTTGGGCAAAAGCTATCAGATTCAAATATGGCGGCAATGAACGCTCTCAGATGTTAAAATATCACATCCAAACTTCCGGACGTTCTTTGCACGCACAAGAAATTGATTTTAACGACATCCGCACTACCTTGCAAGCCTTGTATGCTATCTACGATAACTGTAACTCGCTGCATACTAACGCTTATGACGAAGCCATTACAACGCCTACCGAAGAATCCGTTAGAAGAGCCGTTGCTATTCAACTTATTATTAATAAAGAACTTGGATTAGCAAAAAATGAAAATCCATTACAAGGAAGTTTTATCATAGAAGAGCTAACGGACTTAGTTGAAGAAGCTATTTATACAGAATTTAACAGGATTTCCGACCGAGGCGGGGTGCTGGGAGCTATGGAAACTATGTATCAACGAAACAAAATTCAGGAAGAATCTCTTTATTATGAAACACTTAAACACACCGGAGAATATCCAATTATCGGAGTAAACACCTTTTTGAGTGCCGAAGGCTCACCTACACAAATTCCGGAAGAGGTAATCCGCTCTACCCCAGCGGAAAAACAGTTGCAGATTAACAATATCCAAGCACTTTGCAAACGAAACCAAGCAGAAATCACCATTAGTCTTCAACGCCTTCAAGAGGCCGCACTCAACAATAAAAATATCTTTGAATGTATGATGGAAGCCGGAAAAGTAGCCTCCTTAGGGGAACTTAGCAAAGCTCTTTACCAAGTGGGCGGGCAATATCGGAGGAATATGTAA
- a CDS encoding DUF4476 domain-containing protein, producing the protein MRAIFIFIFFLQLVYNQCFAGKLMGVGEELCKSRQASCAGSEIIPREDFRAIYGIISQQGTDAERVQMLRRLLIGNCFSANQITQLLGLVGYENQRFYLAQESFPYIINPDDYQVIIKTFTFAQYQKELALWWENELAAQHPYLRK; encoded by the coding sequence ATGAGAGCTATTTTTATATTTATATTTTTCTTACAATTAGTTTATAATCAGTGTTTTGCCGGAAAACTGATGGGGGTAGGAGAGGAGTTATGTAAATCTCGGCAGGCCTCATGTGCCGGGTCAGAGATAATACCCAGAGAAGATTTTCGCGCTATTTATGGTATCATTTCTCAGCAAGGTACTGATGCAGAGCGTGTTCAGATGCTTCGTAGGCTTTTAATCGGTAACTGCTTTTCGGCTAACCAGATTACTCAACTGCTGGGATTGGTTGGCTATGAAAACCAACGCTTCTATTTAGCACAAGAATCGTTTCCATACATCATAAATCCTGATGATTATCAGGTAATTATAAAAACTTTTACCTTCGCTCAATACCAAAAAGAATTAGCTCTTTGGTGGGAAAACGAATTGGCAGCACAACATCCGTATCTTAGAAAGTAG